A genomic region of Desulfobulbaceae bacterium DB1 contains the following coding sequences:
- a CDS encoding IS630 family transposase: MEDILEVYARPYSQEFPVVCMDESSVQLIGEVHEPIPAAPGHPVLMDDEYVRNGVASILLEVEPLGGKRKVKITEQRTRIDWAHFIKEMLEERYADAKKVVLVMDNLNTHDTASLYAAFPPEEARGLAERLEIHYTPKHGSWLNIAEIELSVLKRQCLAGRIDCIEKMRAEVAAWNIDRNNRQTKVDWQFRTDDARIKLKRLYPKL, from the coding sequence ATGGAAGATATACTCGAAGTTTATGCGCGTCCGTATAGTCAAGAATTCCCGGTTGTGTGCATGGATGAATCGAGTGTACAGTTAATCGGGGAGGTGCATGAGCCTATTCCGGCAGCCCCTGGCCATCCTGTTCTGATGGATGATGAATATGTTCGCAATGGGGTCGCAAGCATATTACTTGAGGTAGAACCGCTTGGGGGAAAGCGCAAGGTAAAAATTACTGAACAGCGGACACGGATTGATTGGGCCCATTTCATCAAAGAGATGCTTGAAGAGCGTTATGCCGATGCCAAGAAAGTAGTTTTGGTCATGGACAACCTCAATACACACGACACGGCCTCGCTCTATGCGGCTTTCCCACCTGAAGAAGCCAGGGGCTTGGCGGAACGTCTTGAAATACACTACACCCCGAAACACGGGAGTTGGCTGAACATAGCAGAGATTGAACTCAGTGTATTGAAGCGGCAATGCCTTGCAGGCCGGATTGATTGTATCGAGAAGATGCGAGCTGAAGTGGCGGCATGGAACATTGATCGAAATAACCGCCAGACTAAGGTTGATTGGCAGTTTAGAACAGATGATGCGCGAATAAAACTAAAACGGCTTTATCCGAAACTTTAA
- a CDS encoding IS630 family transposase, which yields MAPRYRVTLTKEEREDLEAISTKGKRAARTVLYARALLLLDAGEHGPKWVVTQVAEALGTTTRSLEHLKKRFVEEGLSAALERKERETPPREIQFGGEFEAHLLALACSDAPEGKNRWTVRLLAEKMVELKMVTSVSPMTVCNTLKKMNLSLTKANTGRYRRIKTPVL from the coding sequence ATGGCACCAAGATACAGAGTGACATTAACAAAAGAGGAACGGGAAGATTTGGAGGCTATTTCAACTAAAGGGAAAAGGGCAGCCCGCACCGTACTGTATGCTCGAGCATTACTTCTGCTTGATGCGGGGGAACATGGACCGAAGTGGGTTGTCACTCAGGTCGCAGAAGCTTTAGGGACAACGACGCGGAGTTTAGAACACTTAAAGAAACGATTTGTTGAAGAAGGTCTTTCTGCCGCCCTTGAACGTAAGGAGCGCGAGACCCCTCCGCGAGAAATTCAATTCGGAGGAGAATTTGAAGCACATCTTTTGGCTTTGGCATGTTCGGATGCTCCAGAAGGTAAAAATCGATGGACAGTACGTCTGTTGGCTGAGAAAATGGTCGAGCTGAAGATGGTAACGAGTGTTTCTCCGATGACGGTATGTAACACTTTAAAAAAAATGAACTTAAGCCTCACCAAAGCAAATACTGGAAGATACCGCCGGATCAAAACGCCAGTTTTGTAG
- a CDS encoding flagellar basal-body rod protein FlgF gives MLAQGQRLNQATNNLANVDTPGYKKEDVTFWEMLYQTNEKRARVGKALKLLTNQQEGSIKTTGNPLDFSISGQGFFKLQTPQGIRYSRAGNFLVNSQGQLVNPDGHLVLGDGGPILINGTNVSLAVDGGLLVDGVNAGRLDIAAFDDLTGIEKEGTNLFRIKEEDGAEELPAVDFSVHQGSLETSNVNLVSEMTTLLDLHRAYETQQKVISTFDDLDNKAINNVGKLTG, from the coding sequence ATGCTTGCCCAGGGCCAGCGGCTCAACCAGGCAACCAACAATCTGGCCAATGTCGACACCCCCGGCTACAAAAAGGAAGATGTCACTTTCTGGGAGATGCTTTACCAGACCAACGAAAAACGCGCGCGGGTCGGAAAAGCCCTGAAATTACTGACAAACCAGCAGGAAGGATCCATAAAAACCACCGGCAATCCGCTTGATTTTTCCATCAGCGGCCAGGGATTCTTCAAACTGCAGACGCCCCAGGGCATCCGCTATTCCCGGGCCGGTAATTTTCTCGTCAACAGCCAAGGGCAGCTGGTCAACCCGGACGGCCATCTCGTCCTGGGCGACGGCGGCCCGATACTCATCAACGGCACCAATGTTTCGCTTGCCGTCGACGGCGGGCTGCTGGTTGACGGCGTCAATGCGGGCCGGTTGGACATTGCCGCTTTTGATGATCTTACCGGCATAGAAAAGGAGGGCACCAACCTTTTCCGCATCAAGGAAGAAGACGGCGCCGAGGAACTTCCGGCAGTCGATTTTTCCGTCCACCAGGGATCACTGGAAACGTCCAACGTCAACCTGGTTTCCGAGATGACCACGCTGCTTGACCTGCACCGGGCCTATGAAACCCAGCAGAAGGTCATCAGCACCTTTGACGATCTTGACAACAAGGCAATTAATAATGTCGGAAAATTGACGGGGTAA
- a CDS encoding flagellar basal-body rod protein FlgG, whose amino-acid sequence MIRALFTSTTGMNAQELHLNVISNNLANVNTGGFKKSQTQFEDLFYNSLRAVGAETVDGGQVPTGVQVGMGVRPTAVYKVFTQGDYSQTGNELDWAIEGRGFFQIVRDGVEYYTRAGAFKIDSDGYVVTSNGDRLQPEFAVPADAVAVEIDAGGMLSALDAAQQTIASVQVTLHDFINPAGLKAVGSNFFLPTEASGDPREENPGINGLGTLAQGFLETSNVNVTEEMVNLIITQRAFESNSKGVTTADQLLEISNNLVR is encoded by the coding sequence ATGATCCGAGCCCTCTTTACCTCAACCACCGGCATGAATGCCCAGGAGTTACATCTGAATGTCATTTCCAACAATCTGGCCAACGTCAACACCGGCGGATTCAAAAAAAGCCAGACCCAGTTTGAGGACCTCTTTTACAATTCTCTCCGGGCCGTGGGCGCGGAAACAGTCGACGGCGGCCAGGTTCCCACCGGCGTCCAGGTCGGTATGGGCGTGCGCCCCACCGCCGTCTATAAGGTCTTTACCCAGGGCGACTATTCCCAGACCGGCAATGAGCTCGACTGGGCCATTGAAGGCCGGGGCTTTTTCCAGATCGTCCGGGACGGGGTGGAATACTACACCAGGGCAGGCGCCTTTAAAATAGACAGCGACGGCTATGTCGTCACCAGCAACGGCGACCGGCTGCAGCCGGAATTCGCCGTTCCGGCGGATGCCGTGGCTGTTGAAATCGATGCCGGCGGCATGCTGTCCGCCCTTGATGCGGCCCAACAGACCATTGCTTCCGTGCAAGTCACCCTGCATGACTTCATCAACCCGGCCGGATTAAAGGCCGTGGGCAGCAATTTCTTCCTGCCCACCGAGGCATCAGGCGACCCCCGGGAGGAAAATCCCGGCATCAACGGGCTGGGAACCCTGGCCCAGGGCTTTCTTGAAACATCGAATGTCAATGTCACCGAGGAGATGGTGAATCTGATTATTACCCAAAGGGCCTTTGAGTCAAACTCCAAGGGTGTGACCACGGCTGATCAGTTGCTTGAAATATCAAACAACCTGGTACGGTAA
- a CDS encoding flagella basal body P-ring formation protein FlgA produces MLGKLLLFLLVCLSPGTIALAMPGQPPAAGKTLAEQELREIFIEVFKAHLPGRVADVAVNDFSCRPRTLAIPEGSLDYRIVGSVESDTPGKKNLIVEILVNSEKKGEVSMSGDLRFQGTVVLLSRNMFRRSILTASDIKTEFRDISMLGEDLVTNPDFAVGKKLKKTLRQGAILSAGLLENPQIIKRGDRVTIMAKSGGLQVTAPGEAKNGGALGDMVKVKNMMSRRVVQARVIGQGLVEVER; encoded by the coding sequence GTGCTGGGTAAACTGCTCCTTTTCCTGCTTGTCTGTCTTTCTCCAGGCACCATTGCCCTCGCAATGCCCGGCCAGCCGCCTGCTGCCGGTAAAACCCTGGCGGAACAGGAGCTGCGGGAAATTTTTATCGAGGTTTTCAAAGCGCATCTTCCCGGACGGGTTGCGGACGTTGCGGTCAACGACTTTTCCTGTCGCCCCCGGACCCTTGCAATACCGGAGGGGAGCCTCGATTACCGGATTGTCGGCTCCGTGGAGAGCGACACGCCGGGGAAAAAAAATCTTATTGTTGAAATTCTCGTCAACAGCGAAAAGAAAGGGGAGGTCAGCATGTCGGGCGATCTCCGTTTCCAGGGAACCGTGGTGCTGCTTTCCCGCAACATGTTCCGTCGTTCCATCCTGACCGCAAGTGACATTAAAACCGAATTCCGCGACATATCCATGCTGGGCGAGGATCTGGTCACCAACCCGGATTTCGCCGTCGGCAAAAAACTGAAAAAAACCCTGCGCCAAGGGGCGATTCTCTCGGCCGGGCTGCTTGAAAATCCCCAGATAATCAAGCGGGGCGACCGGGTGACGATCATGGCCAAAAGCGGTGGACTGCAGGTCACGGCCCCGGGTGAGGCGAAAAACGGCGGCGCCTTGGGCGACATGGTCAAAGTCAAGAACATGATGAGCAGGCGGGTTGTCCAGGCAAGGGTTATCGGCCAAGGCCTGGTTGAAGTTGAACGGTAA
- a CDS encoding flagellar biosynthesis protein FlgH: protein MKKTDHELRFYAACLAIIFFLSGCASTSSPAKPTLPDRYALPDVQPKNFAPEEGSLFSDNSLDLYKDSRASRVGDILMVEIVETSNGKKNARTKTERESTVGAGISQLFGLDSLIADANIQAEMQNDFEGTGETERNSTMTATLSAKVVDVTPDNNLVIQAYREIRVNNETQFIVLSGLVRPRDISPNNSIKSTHIADARIEYSGTGVVADKQKPGWLARGLDVIWPF, encoded by the coding sequence ATGAAAAAAACAGATCACGAGCTTCGTTTTTATGCTGCCTGCCTGGCAATCATTTTTTTTCTGAGCGGCTGCGCTTCGACGTCTTCGCCGGCGAAACCGACCTTGCCCGACCGTTACGCCCTGCCGGACGTTCAGCCGAAAAATTTCGCGCCCGAGGAAGGTTCCCTTTTCAGCGACAACTCCCTTGACCTTTACAAGGACAGCAGGGCGAGCAGGGTGGGTGACATCCTGATGGTGGAAATTGTTGAAACCTCCAACGGCAAAAAAAATGCCCGGACCAAAACGGAACGGGAATCCACCGTGGGTGCCGGCATCAGCCAGTTATTCGGCCTTGATTCATTGATTGCCGATGCAAATATTCAGGCGGAGATGCAAAATGATTTCGAAGGAACGGGCGAAACCGAACGAAACAGTACCATGACCGCCACCCTCTCGGCAAAGGTGGTTGACGTTACCCCTGACAACAATCTGGTCATCCAGGCCTACCGGGAAATCAGGGTCAACAACGAAACCCAGTTTATCGTTCTCTCCGGACTGGTGCGCCCCCGTGACATCTCGCCCAATAATTCCATCAAGTCGACCCATATTGCCGATGCCCGTATCGAATACAGCGGCACCGGTGTTGTCGCCGACAAACAGAAGCCCGGCTGGCTGGCTCGCGGCCTGGATGTGATCTGGCCGTTTTAA
- the flgI gene encoding flagellar biosynthesis protein FlgA (part of the basal body which consists of four rings L, P, S, and M mounted on a central rod; Bradyrhizobium has one thick flagellum and several thin flagella; the Bradyrhizobium protein in this cluster is associated with the thin flagella): MKHASRFFIFLALISLLGLPTSPAGAVRLKDIASVKGIRPNQLVGYGLVVGLDGTGDGNKSPFTGQALVNMLENLGVHVNQDDVKVKNVAGVMVTATLPPFLKNGQAIDVTLSTLGDATSLQGGTLVVTPLKGLDGKVYAVAQGAVSIGGFEFDTGTNEKIQKNHLTVARIPDGATVEREVPVSFEGKDEIVLHLNAPDFTTMSRAVDAIDGHLGGNYAKAKDSATVGIAIPDSYAGNEIGFMAAIENLEIEPDSAARVIIDERTGTVVMGKDVKIKELAVAHGNLSVQVTNNQQASAQDNLNITARDQENKLVAIEPGVSLGDLVSALNGVGVTPRDLIAILQSIKAAGALDANLEII, from the coding sequence ATGAAGCACGCATCACGTTTTTTCATCTTTCTTGCCCTGATCAGTCTGCTTGGATTGCCGACCAGCCCGGCCGGGGCTGTTCGCTTGAAAGACATTGCCTCGGTAAAGGGAATACGACCCAATCAGCTGGTCGGCTACGGCCTGGTGGTCGGCCTGGACGGAACCGGTGACGGGAACAAATCGCCTTTCACCGGACAGGCGCTGGTCAATATGCTGGAAAATCTCGGCGTCCATGTCAATCAGGATGACGTCAAGGTGAAGAACGTCGCCGGTGTCATGGTAACCGCGACCCTGCCCCCCTTTCTTAAAAACGGCCAGGCCATTGACGTCACCCTTTCCACTCTGGGCGACGCCACCTCGCTGCAGGGCGGCACACTGGTGGTCACCCCCCTGAAAGGCCTCGACGGCAAGGTATATGCCGTTGCCCAGGGTGCGGTCAGTATCGGCGGCTTTGAATTCGACACGGGCACCAATGAAAAAATCCAGAAAAACCACCTCACCGTGGCCCGCATTCCGGACGGAGCAACGGTGGAAAGAGAGGTCCCTGTTTCCTTTGAAGGCAAGGACGAAATCGTCCTTCACCTCAACGCTCCTGATTTTACCACCATGTCCCGGGCGGTGGATGCCATCGACGGACATCTGGGCGGCAATTACGCCAAGGCCAAGGACAGCGCCACGGTCGGCATCGCGATTCCTGACAGTTACGCGGGCAATGAGATCGGCTTCATGGCGGCCATCGAGAATCTCGAGATTGAACCTGATTCCGCGGCCCGCGTCATTATCGACGAACGGACCGGCACCGTGGTGATGGGCAAAGACGTGAAGATTAAGGAGCTGGCCGTGGCCCACGGCAACTTGAGCGTCCAGGTAACAAACAACCAGCAGGCCTCGGCCCAGGACAATCTTAATATCACGGCCAGGGACCAGGAAAATAAACTTGTCGCCATCGAACCGGGGGTCAGCCTGGGAGATCTTGTCTCCGCCCTGAACGGTGTCGGCGTAACCCCGAGGGATCTCATTGCCATCCTGCAGTCAATCAAGGCGGCAGGGGCTCTGGACGCAAACCTTGAAATCATTTAG